A part of Larkinella insperata genomic DNA contains:
- the serA gene encoding phosphoglycerate dehydrogenase → MLTKTLEQTYFVIDFDSTFTKVEALDVLGEISLAAHRDREAILEKIKIITDRGMSGELSLAQSIEMRLQLLTAHRDHLPALIETLKNEISDSFQRNRHFLAEHADQILIVSSGFKEFIVPIVTLLGIKEENVFANTFVFDEAGNIVGCDCENPLATDKGKVKLIRDLNLDGDIYVIGDGYTDYEIRESGLANRFYAFTENVMRPKVIEKADYVAPSLDEFLYHNKLNRSQSYPKSRIKVLLLENVHPVAVHLFESEGFNVEILKGALDEDELIEKIRDVSILGIRSKTQVTSRVLEHANKLMCIGAFCIGTNQIDLKTCTEKGIAVFNAPYSNTRSVVELAIGEIIMLVRNIVPKSNKMHEGVWDKSAKNSFEVRGKKLGLVGYGNIGTQLSVVAEALGMEVYFYDIVDKLALGNAKKCKSLDELLAISDFVSLHTDGRASNKNLIGAREFGLMKEGVIFLNLSRGHIVDVPALVEAIKSGRVAGAGVDVFPYEPKTNNEEFINELRGLPNVILTPHIGGSTEEAQENIGNFVPGKLLEYMNNGSTYGSVNFPELQLPLLKDSHRLLHIHANVPGILAKINAIFANYHINIHGQYLKTNEQIGYVITDVSKDYSDEVVSELRHIDNTIKFRLLY, encoded by the coding sequence ATGTTAACCAAAACGCTCGAACAGACGTATTTCGTCATTGATTTCGACAGCACGTTCACCAAAGTAGAAGCTTTGGATGTACTGGGTGAAATCTCACTGGCTGCCCACCGTGACCGGGAAGCCATTCTCGAAAAAATCAAGATCATCACCGACCGGGGAATGTCGGGGGAACTTTCGCTGGCGCAGTCCATCGAAATGCGGCTGCAACTGCTGACGGCCCACCGCGACCACCTGCCCGCTCTGATCGAAACGCTGAAGAATGAAATCTCGGATTCTTTTCAGCGCAACCGGCATTTTCTGGCCGAACACGCCGATCAGATTTTGATCGTCTCGAGCGGTTTCAAAGAATTCATTGTGCCCATCGTTACGTTGCTGGGCATCAAAGAGGAAAATGTGTTTGCCAATACGTTTGTCTTCGACGAAGCGGGCAACATTGTCGGCTGCGACTGTGAAAATCCCCTGGCGACTGACAAAGGGAAAGTGAAGCTGATCAGGGACCTCAACCTGGACGGCGACATTTACGTAATAGGCGACGGATACACCGATTACGAGATTCGTGAGTCGGGGCTGGCCAACCGTTTTTACGCTTTCACCGAAAATGTTATGCGCCCAAAAGTCATTGAAAAAGCCGATTATGTTGCGCCTTCACTCGACGAGTTTTTATACCATAACAAATTGAACCGCAGTCAGTCTTACCCCAAAAGCCGGATCAAAGTGCTGCTGCTGGAAAACGTCCACCCCGTGGCCGTTCACCTCTTCGAAAGTGAAGGTTTCAATGTGGAAATCCTCAAAGGAGCGCTGGACGAGGACGAACTGATCGAAAAAATCCGGGATGTGTCTATTCTGGGCATCCGTTCCAAAACGCAGGTCACCAGCCGGGTGCTCGAACACGCCAACAAACTGATGTGTATCGGGGCGTTCTGCATCGGTACCAACCAGATTGACCTGAAAACCTGCACCGAAAAAGGGATTGCGGTGTTTAATGCGCCCTACAGCAACACGCGTTCGGTGGTGGAACTGGCCATCGGCGAGATTATCATGCTGGTGCGGAACATCGTACCAAAAAGCAACAAAATGCACGAGGGCGTTTGGGACAAATCGGCCAAGAACAGCTTCGAGGTGCGGGGCAAAAAACTCGGTCTGGTGGGATATGGTAACATCGGTACCCAGTTGTCGGTCGTGGCCGAAGCGCTGGGAATGGAGGTGTATTTCTACGACATTGTCGATAAACTGGCGCTCGGCAACGCCAAGAAGTGCAAGAGCCTGGACGAACTGCTGGCGATTTCGGACTTTGTCAGCCTGCACACCGACGGGCGGGCCAGCAACAAAAACCTGATCGGTGCGCGGGAGTTTGGCCTGATGAAGGAGGGCGTTATCTTCCTGAATTTGTCGCGGGGCCACATCGTGGATGTGCCGGCGCTGGTCGAAGCCATTAAGAGCGGACGGGTTGCGGGTGCGGGCGTTGATGTATTCCCGTACGAACCCAAAACCAACAACGAAGAGTTTATCAACGAACTGCGTGGTTTGCCCAATGTTATTCTGACGCCCCACATCGGTGGAAGCACGGAAGAAGCGCAGGAAAATATTGGTAATTTCGTGCCGGGTAAATTGCTTGAATACATGAACAACGGCAGCACCTACGGTAGTGTCAACTTCCCCGAACTGCAACTGCCCTTGCTGAAAGATTCGCACCGGCTGTTGCACATTCACGCCAACGTGCCTGGTATTCTGGCGAAAATCAACGCCATTTTTGCCAACTACCACATCAACATTCACGGCCAGTACCTGAAAACAAATGAGCAGATTGGGTACGTGATTACCGACGTTTCCAAAGATTATTCGGACGAGGTTGTGAGTGAGTTGCGGCACATTGACAATACCATCAAATTCAGATTGTTATACTAA
- a CDS encoding SDR family oxidoreductase produces the protein MMSQDKEFTGKVALITGAGSGIGKAAALLLARKGARVAALGRTDTELKETVEEIQRDGGEAMLVLADISKAEDMEKAYADVQRQFGGLHIVFANAGINGVWAPIEELEPDEWDKTMNINLRGTFLTLKYAIPLLKEKGGSVIVTASVNGTRIFSNTGATAYSTTKAGQVAFTKMAALELAKHRIRVNVICPGAIETKIDENTQKRDLESAREPVEFPEGVIPLTDGEPGTSEQVAELVAFLASDRASHITGTPIWIDGGESLLMG, from the coding sequence ATGATGAGTCAAGATAAAGAATTTACCGGAAAAGTAGCGTTGATAACCGGGGCCGGTTCGGGAATCGGCAAGGCAGCCGCCCTGTTGCTGGCCCGCAAAGGAGCCCGCGTAGCTGCGCTGGGCCGCACCGACACCGAACTGAAGGAAACCGTTGAGGAAATTCAGCGGGACGGGGGCGAGGCCATGCTCGTGCTGGCCGACATCTCGAAGGCCGAGGACATGGAAAAGGCGTACGCGGACGTACAGCGTCAGTTTGGCGGACTGCATATTGTTTTTGCCAACGCCGGAATCAACGGCGTCTGGGCCCCTATCGAAGAACTGGAACCGGACGAGTGGGACAAAACCATGAACATCAACCTGCGCGGGACCTTCCTGACGTTGAAATACGCCATTCCACTGCTGAAAGAAAAAGGCGGTTCGGTTATTGTAACCGCTTCCGTGAACGGAACCCGGATTTTCAGCAACACCGGGGCAACGGCCTACTCGACCACCAAGGCCGGGCAGGTGGCCTTCACCAAAATGGCCGCCCTGGAACTGGCCAAACACCGGATTCGGGTCAACGTTATCTGCCCGGGCGCGATTGAAACCAAAATCGATGAGAATACCCAGAAACGCGACCTGGAGTCGGCCCGCGAACCGGTTGAATTTCCGGAAGGCGTTATTCCGTTGACCGACGGCGAGCCTGGCACCAGCGAACAGGTGGCCGAGCTGGTTGCGTTCCTGGCTTCCGACCGGGCCAGCCACATCACCGGTACGCCGATCTGGATCGACGGAGGGGAATCGCTGCTGATGGGGTAA
- a CDS encoding DUF2911 domain-containing protein has protein sequence MKKGLLFILALLFTANTSLVLAQAKSPHVKAESPGKSIKVVYGQPSKRGRAIFGPNGLEKYGKVWRTGADEATEITFAKDVMFGDKMVKAGTYTLFTIPDEKEWTVILNSKLGQWGAYDYIDPVKGAELKKKDVAQIKVPAKTTSAPVEKLTITPTESDVTIAWDQASISIPVKPTGGTN, from the coding sequence ATGAAAAAAGGATTGTTATTCATTCTGGCGCTCCTCTTCACCGCGAACACTTCCCTTGTTTTGGCGCAGGCGAAAAGTCCGCACGTAAAGGCCGAAAGCCCTGGCAAAAGCATAAAAGTTGTTTATGGTCAGCCGTCGAAACGGGGACGGGCTATCTTTGGTCCGAACGGTCTGGAAAAATACGGTAAAGTATGGCGTACGGGTGCCGATGAAGCCACCGAAATCACGTTTGCCAAAGATGTTATGTTCGGCGACAAAATGGTGAAAGCCGGTACGTACACCCTCTTCACCATCCCTGATGAGAAAGAGTGGACAGTAATTCTGAACAGCAAACTCGGTCAATGGGGTGCTTATGACTACATCGACCCGGTAAAAGGCGCTGAACTGAAGAAAAAGGACGTAGCCCAGATCAAGGTTCCGGCCAAGACAACTTCCGCACCGGTGGAAAAACTGACGATCACCCCCACCGAATCGGACGTAACCATTGCGTGGGATCAGGCTTCTATTTCCATTCCGGTTAAACCAACCGGCGGAACCAACTGA
- a CDS encoding M13 family metallopeptidase, whose translation MNLSKSLLLAVGGTLLFTACKTEKEETATRTVFFDKTGMDTTVAPGNDFFSYANGSWIKNTKIPDDQSGWGSFYTLFEENQKKTRSILEEAAAAGAKKGSTEQKVGDFYASGMDTVTIEKKGYEPLKPGLAAIAALKDYQQYLNYVAADEADRGGALFGFYVGADDRRSDINRINFSQAGLSLPEREYYFKNDEETKKVRAAFVNYITKLFTLTGVDSTTARKKADGILAFETNLAKSHKAAADLRDAIKNYHKYAVADLNKLTPNIDWTAFLKTMTAKTDTVLMGQPEYYQALSTLLASTPFDVIKDQQTFRFIDNNASLLSKPFVMAKFEFAGKTLSGQRALSERWKRVADNTDSYLGELLGQLWVEKYFTPEAKERMLTLVDNLQKAYRNRIEKLDWMSPETKKIALEKLDGITKKIGYPDKWKDYSDVEINRDDYFGNIQSARKHDNKESMGKIEKPVDRSEWGMTPPTVNAYANPTFNEIVFPAGILQFPFFDKDADDAINYGGIGMVIGHELTHLFDDQGRQYDVKGNLRDWWQKSDADKFTAKTNQVVTQYNNYTVLNNLNLNGRLTLGENLADLGGLAISYDAFKLTDQGKSNEKIDGFTPDQRFFLGFAQIWRTVIRDEAQRVRVQVDPHSPAKFRVNGPLTNFAPFYRAFDVKSGQKLYKPEVDQTKVW comes from the coding sequence ATGAACCTTTCAAAATCGCTTCTATTAGCCGTTGGCGGAACGCTGCTGTTCACCGCCTGCAAAACGGAAAAAGAAGAAACGGCGACCCGAACCGTTTTTTTCGACAAAACCGGCATGGACACAACCGTTGCGCCGGGCAACGATTTCTTTTCGTACGCCAACGGAAGTTGGATTAAAAACACTAAAATCCCCGACGACCAGTCGGGATGGGGCTCCTTCTACACCTTGTTCGAAGAAAACCAGAAGAAAACCCGGTCCATTCTGGAAGAAGCCGCAGCCGCCGGAGCCAAGAAAGGAAGCACGGAGCAGAAAGTGGGCGATTTCTATGCCAGCGGTATGGACACGGTAACCATCGAGAAAAAAGGCTACGAACCGCTGAAACCGGGTCTGGCGGCCATTGCGGCTTTGAAAGACTACCAACAGTACCTGAACTACGTAGCCGCCGACGAAGCCGACCGGGGGGGCGCCCTGTTCGGGTTTTACGTTGGGGCCGACGACCGGCGCAGCGACATCAACCGGATCAATTTCAGCCAGGCTGGCCTGAGCCTGCCGGAACGGGAATACTATTTTAAGAATGATGAAGAAACGAAGAAAGTCCGGGCGGCTTTCGTCAATTACATTACCAAACTCTTTACGCTGACCGGCGTGGATTCGACTACGGCCCGCAAAAAAGCCGACGGGATTCTGGCCTTCGAAACCAACTTAGCCAAATCGCACAAAGCCGCGGCCGACCTGCGCGATGCGATCAAAAATTACCACAAATACGCGGTAGCCGATCTGAACAAACTGACGCCCAACATCGACTGGACGGCCTTCCTGAAAACCATGACGGCCAAAACCGATACCGTCTTGATGGGCCAGCCCGAATACTACCAGGCACTCAGTACGTTACTGGCGTCGACGCCCTTCGACGTGATCAAAGACCAGCAGACGTTTCGCTTTATTGACAACAACGCCAGCCTGCTGAGCAAACCGTTCGTGATGGCAAAATTCGAATTTGCCGGAAAAACGCTATCCGGTCAGAGAGCGCTGTCAGAACGCTGGAAACGCGTGGCTGATAACACCGATTCGTACCTGGGTGAACTGCTCGGCCAGTTGTGGGTAGAAAAATACTTCACACCCGAAGCCAAAGAACGGATGCTGACCCTGGTTGACAACCTGCAGAAAGCCTACCGGAACCGGATTGAAAAACTGGACTGGATGTCGCCGGAAACCAAGAAAATTGCCCTCGAGAAACTGGACGGCATCACCAAAAAGATTGGTTACCCGGACAAGTGGAAGGATTATTCGGATGTCGAAATTAACCGGGATGACTATTTTGGCAACATTCAGAGCGCCCGCAAACACGACAACAAGGAGAGCATGGGTAAAATTGAAAAACCGGTGGATCGGAGCGAATGGGGAATGACCCCGCCGACGGTAAATGCCTACGCAAACCCAACGTTCAACGAGATCGTATTCCCGGCCGGCATTCTGCAATTCCCGTTCTTTGACAAGGACGCCGACGACGCCATCAATTACGGAGGCATCGGGATGGTTATCGGCCATGAACTGACGCACCTTTTTGACGATCAGGGACGGCAATATGACGTGAAGGGAAATCTGCGCGACTGGTGGCAGAAATCGGATGCCGATAAGTTTACGGCCAAAACCAATCAGGTGGTTACTCAGTACAACAACTACACGGTTCTGAACAACCTGAACCTGAACGGACGCCTGACGCTGGGAGAAAACCTGGCCGACCTGGGCGGTCTGGCGATCTCCTACGATGCCTTCAAGCTGACCGATCAGGGCAAAAGCAACGAGAAAATTGACGGTTTCACGCCCGACCAACGGTTTTTCCTGGGTTTTGCCCAAATCTGGCGAACCGTCATCCGCGACGAAGCGCAGCGGGTTCGTGTGCAGGTTGATCCGCACTCCCCCGCCAAATTCCGGGTTAACGGTCCGCTGACTAACTTTGCGCCTTTCTACCGGGCATTTGACGTTAAATCCGGCCAGAAACTGTACAAACCCGAAGTGGATCAAACCAAAGTCTGGTAA
- a CDS encoding outer membrane protein — translation MKTFIHRILFLVTISLTTTAIAQAQETDTLRRDTPPVATQPDTTLRSNRVFFDVRPSYFDRTNSPWFRSGAFLLGASVGFATGRGQGLYTIFSPRAACFVQRGLAVGFRGAFENRANTSYRANSAGAFLRYYPVRNNFYVYGEGGFNVGKFKSSDVGPNDRRGFSSINIGIGMGLKVANSLSVEAMIENNYYDKAPVYSGNNRGPQIKVGLNYHIPARDRY, via the coding sequence ATGAAAACGTTTATTCACCGGATACTCTTTCTGGTAACAATAAGTCTGACAACAACCGCCATCGCACAGGCGCAGGAAACCGATACACTCCGGCGGGATACTCCTCCCGTAGCAACCCAGCCAGACACCACGTTGCGCTCAAACCGGGTATTTTTCGATGTTCGTCCCTCGTATTTTGACCGCACCAATTCGCCCTGGTTTCGCAGCGGGGCTTTCCTGCTGGGCGCTTCGGTTGGTTTCGCAACCGGTCGGGGTCAAGGATTGTATACAATATTTAGCCCACGGGCGGCCTGTTTTGTTCAGCGGGGCTTAGCAGTTGGTTTTCGGGGCGCTTTTGAAAACCGGGCCAACACCAGCTACCGGGCAAACTCAGCGGGGGCCTTTTTGCGGTATTACCCGGTACGCAACAACTTTTACGTCTACGGTGAAGGGGGCTTTAATGTGGGGAAATTCAAATCCAGTGATGTGGGGCCTAACGACCGTCGCGGTTTCAGCAGCATCAACATTGGTATTGGTATGGGCCTGAAAGTGGCAAATAGCCTGAGTGTGGAGGCCATGATCGAAAATAATTATTACGATAAAGCCCCGGTTTATTCGGGGAATAACCGGGGCCCACAGATCAAAGTTGGCCTTAATTACCACATCCCGGCCCGGGATCGGTATTGA
- a CDS encoding DoxX family protein: MNSLNLYSIAAVYIISGLLHFFRPEPYLHIMPPYIPYHSLMVLLSGVAELVLGVGLLFPATRSLAAWGLILLLIAVFPANVYMATADKFASIPAWIRWGRLPLQAVLIWWAWRFT, translated from the coding sequence ATGAACAGCCTGAATCTTTACAGCATTGCCGCCGTTTACATTATATCGGGTTTACTGCATTTTTTTCGCCCCGAACCGTACCTCCACATCATGCCGCCCTACATTCCCTATCATTCGCTGATGGTGTTGCTCAGCGGGGTTGCCGAACTGGTGCTGGGCGTTGGGTTGCTGTTTCCGGCAACCCGTTCGCTGGCGGCATGGGGGCTGATTCTGCTGTTGATTGCGGTTTTTCCGGCGAATGTTTACATGGCAACGGCCGATAAATTCGCCAGCATACCCGCCTGGATCCGCTGGGGGCGGTTACCGCTTCAGGCCGTCCTGATCTGGTGGGCGTGGCGATTTACCTGA
- a CDS encoding glutathionylspermidine synthase family protein, with protein sequence MIQTRPLSVSPDQQLRNIGWNWMLGTDTLSYLTNEAVVVSPEEADAYYEAANQLFEMLVEAGQHVIENNRFNELGIPANLVDLIKLSWNDDRNIQLYGRFDLAGGIAGQPIKLIEFNADTATCIPETAVVQYAHLRANGLDEKRQFNAVYETLVSQFREVRQQNSDLPPTLLLSAMRGFPEDDSNVAVLGEAAREAGFTVDFEYIDRVEFSDNEGIYKQNPENGQFDKFNFWFKLIPWEYIGYEEADLANILTEAVRRRQVVVINPAYSLLFQSKYILKILWELYPYHPLLLQTDTQPLTDRPYVEKVLFGREGANVRIVDEKGRVTAEAEGDYGDYPKIYQEYIELPTDATGNRYQAGVFFAGEGCGLGFRRGGIILDNGAQFVGHIVE encoded by the coding sequence GTGATACAAACCCGTCCCCTATCCGTATCGCCGGATCAGCAACTCCGCAACATTGGCTGGAACTGGATGCTCGGCACCGACACGTTATCCTACCTGACCAACGAAGCCGTGGTGGTGAGTCCGGAGGAAGCCGACGCCTACTACGAAGCCGCCAACCAACTGTTCGAGATGCTGGTGGAAGCCGGGCAGCACGTCATCGAAAACAATCGGTTCAACGAACTGGGCATTCCCGCCAACCTCGTCGATCTGATCAAACTATCGTGGAATGATGATCGGAACATTCAACTCTACGGGCGGTTCGACCTGGCCGGTGGCATTGCCGGTCAACCCATCAAGCTCATCGAGTTCAACGCCGACACAGCCACCTGCATTCCGGAAACGGCGGTGGTTCAATATGCTCACCTGCGCGCCAACGGTCTGGATGAGAAGCGTCAGTTTAATGCCGTTTACGAAACGCTGGTCAGCCAGTTTCGCGAGGTTCGGCAGCAAAACAGCGACCTGCCACCGACCCTGCTGCTTTCCGCCATGCGTGGTTTTCCCGAAGACGACAGCAATGTGGCCGTTTTGGGCGAAGCAGCCCGGGAAGCCGGTTTTACGGTTGATTTCGAGTACATCGACCGGGTTGAGTTTTCCGACAACGAAGGAATATACAAGCAGAACCCCGAGAACGGGCAGTTCGACAAGTTTAACTTCTGGTTTAAGCTAATTCCCTGGGAATACATTGGTTATGAAGAAGCCGATCTGGCCAATATTCTGACCGAAGCCGTACGCCGTCGGCAGGTGGTGGTGATCAACCCGGCCTACTCGCTGCTGTTTCAGTCGAAATACATCCTTAAGATTTTGTGGGAGTTGTATCCGTATCACCCGCTGCTGCTCCAGACCGATACCCAACCGCTCACCGACCGACCTTACGTCGAGAAGGTACTGTTCGGACGCGAAGGGGCCAACGTTCGTATCGTGGATGAAAAAGGTCGGGTAACCGCGGAAGCCGAAGGAGACTATGGCGATTACCCGAAAATTTATCAGGAATACATTGAACTGCCAACGGACGCCACCGGCAACCGGTACCAGGCCGGGGTGTTCTTCGCGGGCGAAGGCTGCGGGCTGGGTTTCCGGCGCGGGGGGATCATTCTTGACAACGGTGCGCAGTTCGTCGGGCACATCGTGGAGTAA
- a CDS encoding cytochrome B — protein MFYNILLHAHSGLRWIVLILLLAAIVTAFRKWQAHDEYTAGDNKLYLFALIATHTQFLIGLILYFISPKVPLGTGVDFGSIMRESIYRFYTVEHLAGMLIAVVLITIGRSKSRRLSGPIQKHRTVFIFFGLGLLLILASIPWPSRIPGAGWF, from the coding sequence ATGTTTTACAATATTTTACTACACGCCCACTCGGGACTCCGCTGGATTGTACTGATTCTGTTACTGGCTGCCATCGTCACGGCATTCCGCAAATGGCAGGCCCACGATGAGTACACGGCCGGCGACAACAAACTCTATTTATTTGCCCTGATTGCCACCCATACCCAGTTCCTGATCGGGTTGATTCTGTACTTCATCAGTCCGAAAGTGCCCCTGGGCACCGGCGTTGATTTTGGCAGCATCATGCGCGAGAGCATTTACCGCTTCTACACCGTTGAACACCTCGCCGGTATGCTGATCGCGGTGGTTCTGATTACCATCGGCCGGTCGAAGTCCCGGCGGCTCAGCGGCCCCATTCAGAAACACCGCACGGTTTTCATTTTCTTTGGTCTGGGCCTGCTCCTCATCCTGGCGTCTATCCCGTGGCCTTCCCGCATTCCCGGCGCGGGCTGGTTTTAA
- a CDS encoding aminotransferase class V-fold PLP-dependent enzyme, producing the protein MKQTYFTAGPAELYPTIYQHLQTAMDEQIGSISHRSAKFRSLYQFCVEQLRELLTIPESHGIYFTGSASEVWERIMLNCVEHESFHLINGSFSKKFCEYATAVHKYTHKQEKPFGEGFDYGEVQVPEYAELIAVTHNETSSGVQMRTVDIHKLKRSNSKKLMAVDMVSSAPYPDLDFSLIDTAFFSVQKAFGMPAGLGVWIAGDKCLEKAEMLKHGDQHIGAHHNLPTLWKNFQTYETPATPNVLYIYLLGKIAQDFNRIGIETMRKETEEKAKMLYKFIESHPEFSPFVKEERHRSRTVVVANTQRPSAEVISKAKEAGLIVGSGYGQFKDSQIRIANFPATNAEQISQLIDVLGQI; encoded by the coding sequence ATGAAACAAACCTACTTCACCGCGGGACCCGCAGAATTATATCCGACGATTTACCAGCATCTGCAAACCGCCATGGATGAGCAGATCGGGTCAATTTCGCACCGGAGTGCCAAATTTCGGAGTCTGTACCAGTTTTGCGTCGAGCAATTGCGCGAACTGCTGACCATTCCCGAATCGCACGGCATTTATTTTACTGGTTCAGCCTCCGAAGTGTGGGAGCGGATTATGCTCAATTGCGTTGAACACGAAAGCTTTCACCTGATCAACGGGTCGTTTTCGAAGAAGTTCTGCGAATACGCAACGGCGGTCCACAAGTATACCCACAAGCAGGAGAAACCGTTCGGGGAGGGGTTTGACTACGGCGAAGTGCAGGTGCCGGAATACGCCGAACTGATTGCCGTAACGCACAATGAAACCAGTTCGGGCGTGCAGATGCGGACGGTGGATATCCACAAGCTGAAGCGCAGCAACTCCAAGAAGCTGATGGCGGTCGATATGGTGTCGTCGGCTCCTTATCCGGATCTGGACTTTTCGCTGATCGATACGGCTTTCTTCTCCGTGCAGAAAGCGTTCGGGATGCCTGCCGGGCTGGGCGTCTGGATTGCCGGGGATAAGTGCCTTGAAAAAGCGGAGATGCTCAAGCACGGCGATCAGCACATCGGTGCCCACCACAACCTGCCGACCCTCTGGAAAAACTTCCAGACCTACGAGACGCCCGCAACGCCCAACGTCCTTTACATCTACCTGCTGGGCAAAATTGCGCAGGATTTCAACCGGATCGGCATTGAAACCATGCGCAAGGAAACGGAGGAGAAGGCCAAAATGCTGTATAAATTCATTGAAAGCCATCCGGAATTTTCACCCTTCGTCAAGGAAGAACGCCATCGTTCGCGAACCGTGGTGGTGGCCAACACCCAGCGGCCGTCGGCGGAGGTGATCAGTAAGGCGAAGGAAGCCGGTCTGATTGTCGGCAGCGGTTACGGCCAATTCAAAGATTCGCAGATTCGGATTGCCAATTTCCCGGCCACCAACGCTGAGCAGATCAGCCAGTTGATCGACGTATTGGGGCAAATCTAA
- a CDS encoding GNAT family N-acetyltransferase: MTPLFSTRLQLIPLSESDLEHLLTSRRALEISRGLTVSNLELNAENGFMEEFAEATRHFVLPNVKAHPEAWFWYTNWLIVHREWNLTIGGIGVAGPPDNTGQTMIGYFMDRKFEGQNYTTEAVGCFVDWLFQHPDVQTVVADTPVNHVASQRVLQKNGFRWAGEVEEGIRWRKSRPA, translated from the coding sequence ATGACTCCCTTATTTTCAACGCGCTTACAACTCATACCGCTTAGCGAATCCGACCTCGAACACTTGCTTACTAGTCGCAGAGCCCTGGAAATTTCCCGGGGTCTAACGGTTTCGAACCTGGAACTGAATGCCGAAAACGGCTTCATGGAAGAATTTGCCGAAGCGACCCGGCATTTTGTCCTCCCCAATGTGAAGGCTCACCCCGAGGCCTGGTTTTGGTACACCAACTGGCTGATCGTCCACCGGGAATGGAACCTGACCATCGGGGGCATCGGAGTGGCTGGACCGCCGGACAATACCGGGCAGACAATGATTGGTTATTTCATGGACCGAAAATTTGAAGGCCAAAACTACACAACCGAAGCTGTCGGTTGTTTTGTGGATTGGCTTTTTCAGCATCCGGACGTGCAAACGGTGGTTGCCGATACGCCGGTGAACCATGTTGCTTCGCAGCGGGTGCTGCAGAAGAACGGTTTTCGGTGGGCCGGAGAAGTGGAAGAGGGGATTCGGTGGCGGAAAAGCCGTCCGGCCTGA
- a CDS encoding YheT family hydrolase has translation MPLIAPSDYRPPAHLWNGHLQTIIPSLFRKVEVPYVRERIETPDDDFLDLDWSLSGGKSSGAEQPLIPNAEVLTILSHGLEGDSRRQYLAGMVRHLTASGFDCLAWHYRSCSGEMNRQARFYHLGETSDLRFVIEYALQKGYRHLNLMGFSAGGNITLKYLGEQGKHIHPVIEKAVVFSVPLHLTSASRRLEAWDSQIYNKRFNRTLKRKVFEKAAIMPGVIHTDGLQKVRTLREFDNLFTSRLHGFRDAEDYYQQSSSLQYLDKIAIPTLIVNAKNDPFLSRECFPEELAQQLPNVWMEFPAQGGHCGFAPADRRKAAYWSEERALRFLKGD, from the coding sequence ATGCCGCTGATTGCTCCGTCAGATTACCGTCCGCCCGCTCATTTGTGGAATGGTCACCTGCAAACGATTATTCCGTCGCTGTTCCGGAAAGTCGAGGTACCGTACGTCCGCGAACGGATCGAGACGCCGGATGATGACTTCCTGGATCTGGACTGGAGCCTTTCCGGAGGTAAGAGTTCAGGAGCAGAACAACCTCTAATTCCTAACGCTGAAGTCTTAACGATTCTTTCCCACGGCTTGGAGGGTGACTCCCGGCGGCAGTATCTGGCCGGAATGGTGCGGCATCTGACGGCCAGCGGGTTTGACTGCCTGGCCTGGCATTACCGGAGTTGCAGCGGAGAAATGAACCGGCAGGCGCGGTTTTATCACCTGGGCGAAACGAGCGATCTACGGTTTGTGATTGAGTATGCTTTGCAGAAAGGGTATCGGCACCTCAACCTCATGGGCTTCAGCGCCGGGGGTAACATTACGCTGAAATACCTCGGCGAACAAGGGAAGCACATTCATCCGGTCATTGAAAAAGCCGTGGTGTTTTCGGTGCCGCTTCACCTGACCAGCGCATCCCGCCGACTGGAAGCCTGGGACAGTCAGATTTACAACAAACGGTTTAACCGGACGCTCAAACGGAAAGTTTTTGAGAAAGCTGCGATAATGCCGGGTGTGATTCATACGGACGGATTGCAAAAAGTGCGAACTTTGCGGGAGTTTGATAACCTGTTCACGTCCAGGCTGCACGGCTTTCGGGATGCGGAAGATTACTATCAGCAGAGCAGTTCATTGCAGTACCTGGATAAAATTGCGATCCCGACCCTGATCGTCAATGCTAAAAATGATCCTTTTTTGTCGCGCGAGTGTTTTCCCGAAGAACTGGCGCAGCAACTGCCCAACGTCTGGATGGAATTTCCGGCCCAGGGCGGTCACTGCGGTTTCGCTCCGGCCGACCGCCGTAAAGCAGCTTATTGGTCGGAGGAGCGGGCATTACGGTTTTTAAAAGGCGATTAG